In one window of Arachis ipaensis cultivar K30076 chromosome B06, Araip1.1, whole genome shotgun sequence DNA:
- the LOC107646312 gene encoding F-box protein At2g32560-like, whose protein sequence is MENNGEKGINMSLMDLPEATLDCILKWLSPIELCVMSMVCASLRDRCGSNHLWEKHMEFKWGRVIGEVAYKEWQCHIRKAKEGTLLGDYFTNLNGSLGSLSGTWPDLYLGSYLEDCGNLNGQFSNKFMKALYFSLETGRFWFPAQFYKGLTIYNALFSYDSKSDIFQARQHNGGWRFLGKNIGWDMVRIPPIETPPYTLHITDCFYDLKPGDHVEIQRRGITETHYGM, encoded by the exons ATGGAGAATAATGGAGAAAAGGGTATTAACATGTCCCTCATGGATTTGCCTGAGGCCACTTTGGATTGCATTCTAAAATGGCTGTCACCAATTGAACTCTGTGTTATGTCAATGGTGTGTGCTTCTTTGAGGGATAGGTGTGGAAGCAACCATTTATGGGAAAAACACATGGAATTCAAGTGGGGTAGAGTCATTGGAGAAGTTGCTTACAAAGAGTGGCAATGTCACATTAGAAAAGCAAAGGAAGGAACACTCTTGGGTGATTATTTCACCAATCTTAATGGATCTTTGGGATCACTTAGTGGCACTTGGCCTGATTTGTACCTTGGTTCTTACTTAGAAGATTGTGGCAATCTCAATGGTCAATTTTCAAACAAGTTCATGAAGGCCTTGTATTTCTCTTTAGAGACCGGAAGGTTCTGGTTCCCTGCTCAATTCTACAAG GGATTGACAATTTACAATGCCTTGTTTAGCTATGATTCCAAATCTGATATCTTTCAAGCAAG GCAACATAATGGTGGTTGGAGGTTTCTAGGAAAAAATATTGGGTGGGATATGGTGAGAATTCCTCCGATTGAAACTCCTCCCTATACTCTTCATATCACTGACTGTTTTTACGACTTAAAACCGGGTGATCACGTTGAGATTCAACGAAGAGGAATTACAGAAACTCATTATGGTATGTGA